A window from Schistosoma haematobium chromosome 1, whole genome shotgun sequence encodes these proteins:
- the MED21_1 gene encoding Mediator of RNA polymerase II transcription subunit 21 (EggNog:ENOG410VB9W~COG:K~BUSCO:EOG091G11IM) yields MYLSTFYYFQLPTWMADRLTELQDAINLQAENLCNAIGVIQQVAQPSFFSDFNWASRSAKPEYQAFIQAQPTDDIARSFAVAISATAKQLDALIGALPEEEASADIQRATVHKLLEAYRSEGAKLARITTKLESRLADVRRCLTAIAQTQLTTQSLESEITCSC; encoded by the exons ATGTACTTatctacattttattattttcagcTCCCAACTTGGATGGCAGATAGACTTACTGAGTTACAAGACGCAATTAATTTACAAGCTGAAAATTTGTGCAACGCAATCGGTGTAATACAACAAGTCGCTCAGCCCAGTTTCTTTTCTGACTTTAATTGGGCTTCTAGGTCTGCTAAACCAGAATACCAGGCATTTATCCAAGCTCAACCAACTGACG ATATTGCTCGGAGTTTTGCTGTTGCAATTTCCGCTACTGCAAAGCAACTGGATGCATTGATTGGAGCTCTGCCTGAAGAAGAAGCCAGCGCAGATATTCAACGTGCTACTGTTCACAAACTTTTAGAAGCTTATAGATCTGAAGGAGCGAAACTTGCGCGTATCACAACTAAACTTGAGTCAAGGTTGGCTGATGTACGTCGCTGCTTAACAGCTATTGCTCAAACACAACTCACTACCCAATCACTAGAATCAGAG